The following is a genomic window from Spirosoma agri.
ATTGCCTACATATTTTTCCCAAGGACCCTGTAGCGTTTCGGCACGAGCCAGCCCAACCTGGTAATTACAACGGGGGCCACAGCAGGCATTGCCCGAATAGGTCATGTAATAATAACGCCCGCGCTTGAAAATGGCCTGTCCTTCGGCACCGCCGGATTCCCAATTGGCAGGTTCCGCTTTGATCAGCGTAAACGCCTTTCCCGTAACCTTCAGGCCGTCGTCAGACAGTTCAGCGCCGAGAATTTCAATGGCTTTGCCTTTGTCGAGTCCGTACGCCTTCCAGGTGAGGTATAGCTTGCCTGAATCGTCAATTACGAAGGCATCAATCGCTTCAGTGGTCCATTCGAGTAATAATCCGTGATCCGTAAAGCCCTTGCGAAGATCGCGGGTCGAGGCAACCCCTATGTATGAACGTTTGTCGGATTTTCGGCGAGCAGTGTAATAAACATAAAATGTATCATTTCGATAAAAAAGCTCTGGTGCCCAAAAACTGCCCATTGTCCAGGCTGGTATAGTCTCAAAAACGGGTCCGACATAGGCCCAGTTGACCAAGTCCTTCGACGTATAGATTGGGTAAGCAGGTCCCCACTCTGATGAAGTTCCGGCAGCGTAATAGGTATTGCCGACGCGTATAATCGACGGATCAGCAAAATCGCCTGCAATGACCGGATTTCGGTAGGTTGTTCTGGTCTGAGGAAGATGAGTAGACTGTGCCATACATACGTTGAGTATCAACATAGCGGCAAGGCTCATTAACAGCAATCTCATTAGGCGAAATCGGTTAGTTTGTGCGGGTTTATTTCGCAATATACCTTTTCTCGCCGTGGCTGACAATGTAGGGTTGGTATTGTCAGGTAAAGACAGCACTGGGCTATAGCACAGCTACGAACTATAAAGAGCGGAAACAAACTGATGGGTCGTTTTCAATGTCGCTGGATTTTGCCTGACTGTAGCTGGTTCAGGAAAGGAATACAGAAACTTGCTTTTATTAGCCGTGTATTTTCAAGTACGGCTTCGTTTGAAAACACACGGCTATATGAATGACTACGACTATATGCCTGTACGTAGCCGATGCCTAGCAATACTGTAAAATTCAATCAAATTCTTTGTCTTCCAAAATAGTAACAATCTCAACCAAAGACTCTATATCCAGATCGTTCCAGGTAAATTCTTCGATAAGCTCTTCTTTAACGATGTAAGCAAGTCCACGTTCAGTCAATGCGTTAAAGACCTGTCCTTCGTACTCCCACTCCTCAGACAGGTAAACTTCGGGCATCACTTCGCCTACATGGTTTTTTACATTAGCACGGTATAACCGTAGAATCAGCGCTTTTACATTTGTCCGAAATGTTTCTAGCTCGTTTGTGAGCGTGTCTGCATGTTGTTTCATAATAACTGTAGATTCATTAATAGAAAATGACTGATTGCGGGCGAAGTAGGCTACGTTTCGTCACATCGATAACCTAAGCTTACAGCTTATGACGAAAGATAGAAAATTTAGTATCGTAGTAGTCAATAAAATGTATATTGGTTACTTTGTCGTTAATCTTTATAGTTTAGGTGCTCTGTAAGTAATAATAATCGTTTAACTAATTGGTATTTAGGGAATTGTAGTCTGTTTGTTTTTGCCGCAGAGGATTCGCTCTTTCACCTTTACTACAAATTAGTAACTATTTAATTTATCCAGTGGTTGAATTCGTGTTGTAATTAGACATATAAAAAAGCGCCAGAGGTGATCCCCTGGCGCTTTTTAGTGCGAACTATAGGCTGTTATGCTATTTCAGTATATTGAGCAGGTACTCGCCATAGCCACTTTTGACGAGTGGCTTGGCAATCTCTGCCAACTGATTCGCGTCGATGAATTTCATCCGGTAAGCGATCTCTTCGATACAGCCGATCTTCAGGCCTTGCCGTTCTTCGATAACCTGAACAAACTGACCCGCCTGCATTAATGAAGCAAACGTGCCGGTATCGAGCCAGGCCGTTCCCCGGTCCAGAACACCAACTTTCAGACTGCCACGCTCCAGGTATACCCGGTTTATATCCGTAATTTCCAACTCACCTCTGGGCGAAGGTTTAATGTTTTTGGCGATTTCAACGACTTCATTGTCATAAAAATACAGGCCAGGAACCGCATAATGAGATTTCGGACTTTCGGGCTTTTCTTCGATGGAGAGAACATTGAACGCATCATCGAATTCAACAACGCCATACCGTTCCGGGTCCTGAACCTGATACGCATAAACCACGCCCCCCGTGGGATCGTTATTGGCCTGAAGTAGTTTCGATAAGCCTGATCCGTAGAAAATGTTGTCACCCAGAACCAGCGCTACCTTGTCGTCGCCAATGAATTCTTCGCCGATAACAAAAGCCTGCGCCAGTCCATCGGGACTTGGCTGCACCGCATAGCTGAAGTTGCAGCCGATCCGTGTGCCATCGCCGAGTAGTTTCTCGAAATGCGGCAGGTCATGCGGGGTTGAGATGATAAGAATGTCGCGAATACCCGCCAGCATCAGAATCGAGAGCGGATAATAGATCATTGGCTTATCGTAAACGGGCATCAGCTGCTTGCTAACGGCCAATGTAAGCGGATGAAGGCGGGTACCGGAGCCGCCGGCAAGGATGATTCCTTTCATGATGAATGCGTGAATGGTGGATGAGCGATTGAGTGAATGTTGCTGGTTTTAGCCAGTCATACAATCGCTCGCTCACTACTTATCTGTTTGTGTACATGCCCTGGTAATACGACTGGTAAGCACCCGAGGTGACGTTTTCCAGCCAATCCTGATTGGCTAAAAACCAGTCTACTGTTTTTTCGAGACCTTCTTCGAACTGGAGAGATGGTTGCCAGCCCAGTTCGTTCATGATCTTGTTAGCGTCGATAGCATAGCGCAGATCGTGTCCGGCGCGGTCGGTTACGTAGGTGATCAGTTGGGCCGATGTGCCCTCTTGACGGCCAAGTTTACGGTCCATAATCGAGCACAACAGGTTGACAAGATCGAGATTTTTCCACTCGTTGAAGCCGCCAATGTTATACGTTTCGCCTAGTTTACCGGTATGGAAAACGGCGTCGATGGCGCGCGCATGGTCTACCACGTAGAGCCAGTCGCGAACATTCTCCCCCTTACCGTAAACGGGTAGCGGTTTGTTTGTCTGGATGTTGTGAATCATCAGCGGAATCAGTTTTTCCGGGAAATGATTCGGGCCGTAATTATTGGAACAGTTCGAGAGCACAACCGGCAGCTTGTACGTATTACCGTAGGCCCGAACGAAATGATCCGAAGCTGCTTTGGAAGCCGAATAAGGCGACTGCGGATCATAAGCGGTGTCTTCGGTGAAGAAGTCTTCCGGATTATGGAGTGAACCATATACTTCGTCCGTGGAGACGTGGTAGAACCGGTTGCCCTCGAAGCTGTCCGATACGGCTTTCCAGCTGTTTTTTGCTGCGTTGAGCAAATTCACCGTGCCGACGACGTTGGTCATCACGAATGCCATAGGATCGGTGATGGAACGGTCGACGTGCGATTCGGCGGCAAGGTGGATAACTCCATCGAACGGAATCTCGGTGAACATGTCTTCCAGAAACTTCGCGTCCGTAATATCGCCTTTTATAAAGGTGTAGTTCGGCGCATGTTCAATGTCCGACAGGTTCGCCAGGTTACCGGCATACGTCAGATTGTCGAGGTTATAAATTTGATACTCCGGGTATTTCGTGACGAATAACCGAACAACATGCGACCCGATGAATCCGGCACCGCCCGTAATGAGAAGTTTCATGAGCTCTTTTTATCGATTTTAGTTTATTAGGAGCAGTACTTGTTTATGATCAGGCTAGTTGCTATCCTACTGTGTGGATGATTATGAACCTAATTTCTGCTGCCACCGCCAGGCGTCCCGTAGCGATTCGGCTAGCGAACGACTCGCTGTCCAGTCAAGCACGTTGTTAGCTTTGGTCACATCAGCATAGACCTGCTCAACATCACCCGGACGACGGGGGCCAAGCGTGTAATTGAGCTTGACACCGGTTTCCTGTTCAAATGTTTTGATGATGTTCAGGACCGTCTCGCCCCGGCCTGTACCGATGTTGATAACGTCGTAACTGGCGTCTGTAGTCAGTTCGCTCAGTTTGCGCAACGCCTGAACGTGCGCTTCGG
Proteins encoded in this region:
- the rfbA gene encoding glucose-1-phosphate thymidylyltransferase RfbA, translating into MKGIILAGGSGTRLHPLTLAVSKQLMPVYDKPMIYYPLSILMLAGIRDILIISTPHDLPHFEKLLGDGTRIGCNFSYAVQPSPDGLAQAFVIGEEFIGDDKVALVLGDNIFYGSGLSKLLQANNDPTGGVVYAYQVQDPERYGVVEFDDAFNVLSIEEKPESPKSHYAVPGLYFYDNEVVEIAKNIKPSPRGELEITDINRVYLERGSLKVGVLDRGTAWLDTGTFASLMQAGQFVQVIEERQGLKIGCIEEIAYRMKFIDANQLAEIAKPLVKSGYGEYLLNILK
- the rfbB gene encoding dTDP-glucose 4,6-dehydratase, encoding MKLLITGGAGFIGSHVVRLFVTKYPEYQIYNLDNLTYAGNLANLSDIEHAPNYTFIKGDITDAKFLEDMFTEIPFDGVIHLAAESHVDRSITDPMAFVMTNVVGTVNLLNAAKNSWKAVSDSFEGNRFYHVSTDEVYGSLHNPEDFFTEDTAYDPQSPYSASKAASDHFVRAYGNTYKLPVVLSNCSNNYGPNHFPEKLIPLMIHNIQTNKPLPVYGKGENVRDWLYVVDHARAIDAVFHTGKLGETYNIGGFNEWKNLDLVNLLCSIMDRKLGRQEGTSAQLITYVTDRAGHDLRYAIDANKIMNELGWQPSLQFEEGLEKTVDWFLANQDWLENVTSGAYQSYYQGMYTNR